Proteins encoded in a region of the Candidatus Zixiibacteriota bacterium genome:
- the menB gene encoding 1,4-dihydroxy-2-naphthoyl-CoA synthase, which translates to MTAIQWQKAGEYGDIRYEKADGIAKITINRPEVRNAFRPQTVVDMLAAFGEARDDSQTGVIILTGAGTEAFCSGGDQGVRGEAGYVDDSGIPRLNVLDLQRLIRTLPKPVIAMVAGYAVGGGHVLHLVCDLTIAADNARFGQTGPKVGSFDGGYGASYMARIVGQKKAREIWYLCRQYDARQALDMGLINAVVPLERLEAETVSWCREILAKSPLALRCLKAALNADCDGQAGLQELAGNATLLFYMTQEAQEGRDAFMQKRPPDFSKFPRYP; encoded by the coding sequence ATGACAGCGATACAGTGGCAAAAAGCCGGGGAATACGGCGATATCCGTTACGAGAAAGCGGACGGCATCGCGAAGATCACGATCAATCGGCCCGAAGTGCGCAACGCGTTTCGTCCGCAGACGGTCGTCGATATGCTCGCCGCATTCGGCGAGGCACGCGACGATTCTCAGACGGGCGTCATTATCCTGACCGGCGCCGGGACGGAGGCATTCTGTTCGGGCGGCGATCAGGGAGTGCGCGGAGAGGCCGGGTATGTCGACGACAGCGGTATCCCGCGACTGAATGTTCTCGATTTGCAGCGACTGATCCGCACCTTGCCGAAGCCGGTTATCGCCATGGTCGCCGGATATGCCGTCGGCGGCGGGCATGTTCTGCATCTGGTGTGTGACCTGACGATCGCCGCCGACAACGCGCGCTTTGGGCAGACCGGCCCGAAGGTCGGCAGCTTCGACGGTGGCTACGGCGCATCGTACATGGCGCGCATCGTCGGACAGAAGAAGGCGCGGGAGATTTGGTACTTGTGCCGTCAGTATGACGCGCGCCAGGCACTTGACATGGGACTGATCAACGCGGTCGTGCCGCTCGAGCGTCTCGAAGCGGAAACTGTGTCCTGGTGCCGTGAGATTCTGGCCAAGAGCCCGTTGGCTTTGCGATGCTTGAAGGCGGCACTCAATGCCGACTGCGATGGTCAGGCCGGATTGCAGGAGTTGGCCGGCAACGCGACGCTGCTTTTCTACATGACGCAGGAAGCGCAGGAGGGGCGCGACGCCTTTATGCAGAAACGTCCGCCCGACTTTTCGAAATTCCCCCGCTATCCGTGA
- the menH gene encoding 2-succinyl-6-hydroxy-2,4-cyclohexadiene-1-carboxylate synthase, with product MCVGDYDWHYASSGNASECPLILLHGFTGSLRIWDDVAAVLSHAKHTIAVDLPGHGGTRAPDDVVAFRMQSVSEAFVDFVNSLGHTCIDLWGYSMGGRLALYVAMGNPGLVRNLILESASPGLSDREDRETRVAADAALADRIERDGMERFVAEWTAQPLFESQDRMEPKRRERARAIRLGNSARGLALSLRGMGTGSQEPLHERLESLRCPTLILNGALDSKFCAIGSAMRQKIPDARHRVIPDCGHAPHWENPRMSAHIVSELLDERPIAGTVDRGSVVTGRE from the coding sequence ATGTGTGTCGGCGATTACGACTGGCATTACGCGAGCAGCGGCAACGCATCGGAATGCCCGTTGATCCTGTTGCATGGATTTACCGGATCGTTGCGCATCTGGGATGATGTGGCGGCGGTCCTGTCCCACGCGAAACACACCATCGCCGTCGACTTGCCGGGACACGGCGGCACCCGCGCGCCAGACGACGTCGTCGCCTTTCGCATGCAGAGTGTTTCCGAGGCATTCGTTGACTTTGTGAATTCGCTTGGACATACGTGTATCGACCTGTGGGGCTACTCGATGGGCGGTCGGCTGGCACTGTATGTCGCGATGGGCAACCCGGGACTCGTCCGGAATCTCATTCTGGAGAGCGCCTCACCCGGCCTGAGCGATCGGGAAGATCGTGAGACTCGCGTGGCTGCCGACGCGGCGCTGGCTGACCGCATCGAACGCGACGGAATGGAACGATTCGTCGCTGAATGGACCGCACAGCCGCTGTTTGAATCGCAAGACCGGATGGAACCGAAGCGGCGCGAGCGCGCCCGCGCGATCCGCCTGGGTAACAGCGCTCGCGGACTGGCGTTGTCTCTGCGCGGCATGGGAACGGGATCGCAGGAACCATTGCACGAACGGCTGGAATCGCTGCGCTGCCCGACATTGATTCTCAACGGCGCGCTCGATTCGAAGTTTTGCGCCATCGGCAGCGCCATGAGACAGAAAATCCCCGATGCGCGGCATCGTGTGATTCCCGATTGCGGGCATGCGCCGCACTGGGAAAACCCGCGGATGAGCGCACACATCGTGTCGGAGTTATTGGACGAACGGCCCATCGCCGGAACCGTTGATCGCGGCTCGGTCGTGACAGGCAGGGAGTAG
- the menD gene encoding 2-succinyl-5-enolpyruvyl-6-hydroxy-3-cyclohexene-1-carboxylic-acid synthase — protein MEGLAIAGVRHMIVSSGARCAPLVAAAVDRPGLQVWTEPDERCAGFRALGIGKATGIPAAALCTSGTAGANYFPAVIEARMSGTPLLVLTADRPPHLRDSGAPQTIDQRHLYGRYALDFYELPVTDDDDDMSGWFQTGIDAVACTLGRPRGPVHLNCPFDEPLLPAPDECASILGAKRAQRGPATSMVRGADWDKISDETLQEIASRLQKAQRPVIVCGPQSGSELCDIACQFAGLIGAPIMADIASQLRTCGRDQSGATMLSHYDLYLSSVATDPAYRPDIVLRLGALPTSKTLNQWLSSLTKETVIAVADHETVSDPEGTTAIKLRADLTGFCRQMSRLLTSKEKQRSHWTGLWRSTDMQAIASLSELRRLRAAAEVFEGDVVAAVFDEAPNGSAIVLSNSLPIRLADAHVSPTLRRIRVIVNRGANGIDGMTSTAAGVASAHPGRTILITGDVAVLHDVNGLGAVGRDRLPLTIVVLSNDGGGIFSFLPLVEHEQLFERYIAMPHGCDLSHAAALYAIAYRRPATQEEFRNALNAANSQSGPCVIEVKTDRRSTLQVSRQIRRAVSEALKGLRR, from the coding sequence ATGGAAGGGCTTGCGATCGCGGGCGTACGCCATATGATTGTCTCATCCGGTGCGCGCTGCGCGCCACTGGTGGCCGCCGCGGTCGATCGACCAGGACTGCAGGTGTGGACCGAGCCGGATGAACGGTGCGCCGGTTTTCGCGCATTGGGGATCGGCAAAGCCACCGGAATACCCGCCGCCGCCTTGTGCACGTCCGGGACCGCGGGGGCCAATTACTTCCCGGCGGTCATCGAAGCACGGATGTCGGGAACACCGCTGCTGGTATTGACCGCCGATCGGCCGCCCCACCTGCGCGACAGCGGCGCGCCGCAGACTATTGATCAGCGCCATCTGTACGGTCGATACGCGCTCGACTTTTACGAGCTCCCGGTGACAGACGATGACGACGACATGTCTGGTTGGTTTCAGACAGGGATCGATGCTGTCGCCTGCACCCTGGGTCGTCCGCGCGGGCCGGTCCATCTGAATTGCCCGTTCGATGAACCGCTTCTGCCGGCTCCGGATGAATGTGCGTCGATCCTCGGCGCAAAACGGGCGCAGCGCGGGCCAGCGACATCCATGGTGAGGGGGGCAGATTGGGATAAAATCTCTGACGAGACGCTTCAGGAAATCGCGTCTCGCCTGCAAAAAGCGCAACGTCCGGTGATCGTGTGTGGACCACAGTCCGGCTCTGAGTTGTGCGATATCGCCTGCCAATTCGCGGGCCTAATAGGTGCGCCAATCATGGCGGACATCGCTTCGCAATTGCGAACATGCGGGCGCGACCAATCCGGGGCGACGATGCTTTCTCACTACGATCTGTATCTGTCGTCAGTGGCCACGGACCCAGCATACCGACCGGACATCGTTCTTCGTCTTGGGGCGCTGCCGACATCGAAGACACTGAACCAGTGGCTCAGTTCTTTGACGAAGGAAACGGTGATCGCCGTCGCAGACCACGAAACCGTGTCCGACCCTGAAGGAACGACGGCGATCAAGCTCCGGGCCGACCTCACCGGCTTCTGCAGGCAGATGAGCCGACTGTTGACGTCAAAGGAGAAACAGCGCAGCCATTGGACAGGGCTTTGGCGTTCCACAGACATGCAAGCGATCGCATCGCTCAGTGAGTTGCGTCGATTGCGTGCGGCAGCGGAGGTCTTCGAGGGCGATGTCGTTGCGGCCGTATTCGACGAAGCTCCGAACGGCTCGGCGATTGTGCTGTCCAACAGTCTGCCGATCCGTCTGGCCGATGCGCATGTCTCCCCGACCTTGAGGCGCATACGTGTCATCGTCAACCGCGGTGCCAACGGCATCGACGGAATGACATCGACAGCGGCAGGTGTCGCGTCGGCGCATCCGGGACGCACGATACTGATCACCGGCGACGTGGCCGTATTGCACGATGTCAATGGCCTCGGGGCGGTCGGGCGTGACCGGTTACCGTTGACCATTGTCGTGCTCAGCAACGACGGCGGCGGCATTTTCTCGTTTCTCCCGCTCGTGGAACACGAGCAGCTCTTTGAACGGTACATTGCCATGCCGCACGGATGCGACTTGTCGCACGCCGCGGCGCTCTATGCGATAGCATATCGGCGGCCGGCAACGCAGGAAGAGTTCAGGAACGCACTGAATGCTGCAAACAGTCAGAGCGGCCCCTGCGTGATCGAAGTGAAGACCGACCGCCGATCGACGCTTCAGGTCAGTCGTCAGATTCGTCGCGCGGTCTCCGAGGCGCTGAAAGGTCTACGACGGTGA
- a CDS encoding chorismate-binding protein, with protein sequence MRNTAEIRNPNESGLTIADGTSELTTPASPHPHASAMHVRAAQCALEHAIRDRRPTLLSASGPCNQDDMIEWLARYSAVPSVYFRTREGVEYAGIGAAWEMRIADSFSTKDLIDSAQSILKSRSYSDGEGALPAFIGGMPFDRESDDPQWRGAGFGAVRLFVPEALRIRDQSGSFLIASTEVRPTDTIHDILSRLDVVLAGYAPPTSPGRLESHSRWTIVADDSRDDWDRGVWHALSHISTNRVSKVVLSRHVRLRCDGRPDRWEVLERLRRFDDSCFTFLFDFGLGASFVGASPEQLFKLEEDRLAVDCIAGTMSPPTGYGDDEQIERLMLADEKICREHEHVAGLLRDDISALCLEDAPSVEPRIMRLRTLRHLRSIQRGRLRPGTSLGDVITRLHPSAAVGGRPRPEALELIRSLEPHARGWYAGPVGYVSADRAEFAVAIRSALVDKDGAWAYAGAGIVAGSDPEAEWSETAHKLQAFLRAVNASADPH encoded by the coding sequence ATGAGAAATACCGCCGAAATCCGAAACCCGAACGAGAGCGGTCTTACGATTGCGGACGGAACATCGGAACTCACGACACCGGCTTCGCCTCACCCCCACGCGTCGGCCATGCACGTGCGCGCGGCGCAATGCGCGCTGGAGCATGCCATAAGAGATCGTCGGCCGACATTGCTCAGCGCCTCAGGGCCGTGCAATCAGGACGACATGATCGAGTGGCTGGCGCGTTATAGCGCTGTGCCGTCGGTCTATTTTCGGACGCGCGAGGGAGTCGAGTATGCAGGGATCGGTGCGGCCTGGGAAATGAGAATCGCCGATTCGTTCTCGACGAAAGACCTAATCGATTCAGCGCAATCCATCCTGAAGAGTCGATCTTATTCCGATGGCGAGGGGGCGCTTCCGGCCTTCATCGGGGGCATGCCGTTCGACAGAGAGTCCGACGACCCGCAGTGGCGTGGCGCGGGATTCGGCGCGGTACGATTGTTCGTTCCTGAGGCATTGCGGATCAGAGACCAGTCCGGATCGTTCCTCATTGCCTCAACGGAAGTCCGGCCAACGGACACCATCCATGACATCCTGTCCCGACTCGATGTCGTGCTGGCCGGATATGCGCCCCCAACGTCGCCGGGAAGACTCGAATCCCATTCACGATGGACGATCGTGGCCGATGATTCTCGCGACGATTGGGATCGCGGCGTTTGGCACGCCCTATCGCACATCAGTACCAACCGCGTGAGCAAGGTTGTGTTGTCACGACACGTACGACTCCGCTGCGACGGACGTCCTGATCGTTGGGAAGTGCTGGAGCGCCTGCGACGATTTGATGACTCCTGTTTCACATTCCTCTTCGACTTCGGCCTGGGCGCGTCATTTGTCGGCGCTTCGCCGGAACAGCTGTTTAAGCTTGAGGAAGATCGCCTCGCGGTCGACTGCATTGCGGGCACCATGTCGCCTCCGACGGGCTACGGAGATGATGAGCAGATCGAGCGCCTGATGCTCGCGGACGAAAAGATTTGCCGTGAGCATGAACATGTCGCCGGATTGCTCCGGGATGACATCTCGGCGCTGTGCTTGGAGGATGCACCAAGCGTAGAGCCCCGGATCATGCGCCTGCGCACGCTTCGTCATTTGCGCTCGATCCAGCGCGGGCGGCTTAGGCCCGGAACCTCGCTGGGCGACGTCATAACCCGGCTCCATCCCTCGGCGGCGGTCGGGGGCCGTCCGCGGCCCGAGGCACTGGAACTGATCAGATCGCTGGAACCGCATGCCCGGGGTTGGTATGCTGGTCCCGTCGGCTATGTGTCGGCCGACCGCGCCGAGTTCGCTGTGGCGATACGCTCCGCCCTTGTGGACAAAGACGGCGCGTGGGCTTATGCCGGGGCGGGCATCGTCGCCGGCTCCGATCCTGAGGCCGAGTGGAGCGAAACAGCACACAAACTGCAGGCGTTTCTCCGCGCAGTCAATGCGTCCGCCGATCCACACTAA
- the ubiE gene encoding bifunctional demethylmenaquinone methyltransferase/2-methoxy-6-polyprenyl-1,4-benzoquinol methylase UbiE, which yields MSNEIREMFGAIALRYDRANEVLSFGVHRRWRRRAVRLSGAASGMSVCDCATGTGDLAMAFQRTVGPNGTVVGVDFADTMILEARRKAAKAGLAIDYRVADVLALPFDDHSFDIASIAFGIRNVDDPLLGVKEMARIVRPGGRVLVLEFGQPDAALFGRVYRWYSRRVIPAVGRLITGRAAAYYYLAESASRFPAGEAFGALMRMTGVFREVRIVPLSMKIAYVYVGTVDKSTGS from the coding sequence ATGAGCAACGAAATTCGTGAGATGTTTGGAGCGATTGCCTTGCGGTACGACCGCGCCAATGAGGTGCTGTCGTTCGGCGTGCATCGCCGCTGGCGCCGGCGCGCGGTACGGCTCTCGGGGGCGGCATCGGGGATGTCGGTCTGCGACTGCGCCACCGGTACCGGCGATCTGGCAATGGCGTTTCAGCGCACGGTCGGCCCCAACGGCACGGTTGTTGGCGTCGACTTCGCCGACACGATGATCCTCGAAGCGAGACGCAAAGCGGCGAAAGCCGGTCTCGCCATCGACTATCGCGTAGCCGACGTGTTGGCCCTGCCCTTTGACGACCACTCGTTCGATATCGCGTCGATCGCCTTCGGCATTCGCAACGTCGACGATCCCCTCCTGGGAGTCAAAGAGATGGCGCGAATCGTTCGTCCCGGGGGGCGGGTCCTCGTACTCGAGTTCGGCCAGCCCGATGCCGCCCTGTTCGGACGCGTCTATCGTTGGTACAGCCGCCGCGTCATTCCGGCGGTTGGCCGGCTGATCACCGGCCGCGCTGCTGCCTACTACTACCTGGCCGAGAGTGCCTCCCGGTTTCCGGCGGGGGAGGCGTTCGGGGCGCTGATGCGGATGACCGGAGTATTCCGCGAAGTCAGGATCGTGCCGCTCTCCATGAAGATCGCCTACGTGTACGTGGGAACAGTCGACAAATCCACCGGCTCTTGA
- the mobB gene encoding molybdopterin-guanine dinucleotide biosynthesis protein B — MTSYRIPTVAIVGHKNSGKTTLTVRLIEAFAAAGTRVASVKHTSDEVGFDKPGRDSDRLRTAGAIAVGLVAKSELGFYLNHTPQTSEEWIEATFASLPIPPQLIIYEGYRGGPHPKIECIRDPAIQEPSFSGDEGLIAVVTDLRIQAGVPILPFEPLESICDIVRASFARSDWPRAASKLH, encoded by the coding sequence ATGACGAGCTACCGCATTCCCACAGTCGCCATTGTCGGGCATAAGAACTCCGGAAAGACGACGCTGACAGTGCGTCTGATCGAAGCATTCGCGGCGGCCGGGACGCGCGTCGCGTCGGTGAAGCACACATCAGATGAGGTGGGCTTCGACAAGCCCGGGCGCGATTCGGATCGCTTGCGTACGGCCGGCGCGATTGCCGTCGGATTGGTCGCGAAGTCGGAACTGGGCTTCTATCTGAACCATACGCCACAGACGTCAGAGGAATGGATTGAAGCGACGTTCGCCAGCCTTCCGATTCCGCCGCAGTTAATCATCTACGAGGGATATCGCGGCGGACCTCACCCGAAAATCGAGTGCATCCGCGATCCCGCAATCCAAGAACCGTCGTTTTCCGGCGATGAGGGGTTGATTGCCGTCGTGACCGATCTGCGCATTCAGGCGGGTGTCCCAATTCTTCCGTTTGAGCCGTTGGAGTCGATCTGCGACATCGTCCGCGCGAGCTTCGCTCGGAGCGATTGGCCGCGCGCCGCATCGAAGCTGCACTAA
- a CDS encoding O-antigen ligase family protein, translating into MPAIPILTSDRTVPILCVGLVAMQMAASLAALQWGWYWSLAPLGTVALAVCLLAPRFGIYIAVALLYLRLSLPIRNGVYPVDIAVLLILAGVLIVRMAEGPSLFVHSPVNRVIGIMLAIFAIGVPGAYHFTGAVINWLRHVQILMFFLAALTLLTVRDVRRILLLMLVGTSMMAVVNVLRFIATAGTDRVIGPMGAFFPLFLSLAICHTAVHALTAEHRRHVAGWALLLLILIFAQIASLARAGWLQATISLAVMTVIIWRMDWPTHIKVKRRYLLVAGALGAIIIFAIASRPTMFSYAARRISSVLSGESTSMSIRYYLWMTGLKVFLSSPIMGIGLGQISHLHEYLSFWRFHPFAGVSRGLGAHNDCITYLAEVGLVGTTAILWYFVTVLRLGHETLKRCVTLEDRRMVLTLLVAAWGIVLTYFYGAHQFYSISGLTISLYFAMLVRCWYEWAYRADQSLDLRST; encoded by the coding sequence ATGCCAGCGATACCGATACTGACGTCTGATCGTACGGTCCCGATTCTCTGCGTGGGACTGGTGGCGATGCAGATGGCGGCATCGCTGGCCGCGTTGCAATGGGGATGGTACTGGTCTTTGGCGCCGCTGGGTACCGTCGCGCTGGCTGTGTGCCTGCTGGCGCCACGTTTTGGCATCTACATCGCCGTGGCCCTCCTGTATCTGCGGCTCTCGCTTCCCATCCGCAATGGGGTATACCCCGTCGACATCGCGGTTCTGCTCATACTTGCCGGTGTGCTGATCGTCCGCATGGCCGAGGGGCCGTCGCTGTTCGTGCACAGCCCGGTGAATCGCGTGATCGGGATCATGCTCGCCATTTTCGCGATCGGTGTGCCCGGAGCGTATCACTTCACCGGAGCTGTAATCAACTGGCTCCGCCATGTGCAGATTCTGATGTTTTTCCTGGCAGCGCTCACACTGCTGACCGTTCGGGATGTACGGCGCATTCTGCTGTTGATGCTGGTCGGGACATCGATGATGGCGGTTGTAAACGTACTGAGATTCATTGCCACAGCGGGAACCGATCGCGTGATCGGCCCCATGGGGGCATTCTTTCCATTATTTCTGTCACTGGCAATCTGCCATACGGCCGTCCACGCACTGACCGCGGAGCACCGCCGCCATGTTGCCGGCTGGGCACTGCTGCTGTTAATCCTCATCTTCGCACAGATTGCGTCATTGGCCCGTGCCGGCTGGCTGCAAGCGACAATCAGCCTGGCGGTGATGACTGTCATCATATGGCGCATGGATTGGCCGACCCACATCAAAGTAAAGCGTCGGTATCTGCTGGTGGCTGGCGCCCTGGGGGCGATCATCATCTTTGCGATTGCGTCGCGTCCGACGATGTTCTCGTACGCAGCCAGGCGAATCTCGTCGGTCCTGTCCGGTGAATCGACCTCGATGAGCATTCGCTACTATCTGTGGATGACCGGATTGAAGGTCTTTCTGTCGTCTCCGATTATGGGCATCGGACTGGGCCAGATCAGCCACTTGCACGAGTACTTGTCATTTTGGCGCTTCCACCCCTTTGCGGGTGTCAGCCGAGGGTTGGGCGCGCATAATGATTGCATCACCTATTTGGCTGAGGTAGGATTGGTGGGAACTACCGCGATTCTCTGGTATTTCGTCACCGTTCTGCGCCTCGGACACGAGACGCTCAAGCGGTGCGTTACACTCGAGGATCGCCGCATGGTACTGACACTGCTGGTGGCCGCGTGGGGCATTGTGCTGACATACTTCTACGGAGCGCATCAGTTCTATTCGATCTCAGGTCTGACGATCTCACTGTACTTCGCGATGCTGGTGCGTTGTTGGTACGAATGGGCGTACCGTGCGGACCAATCACTTGATCTGCGATCAACCTGA
- a CDS encoding TlpA disulfide reductase family protein encodes MKSSTRAVVSLCLVVYLFALGCKAASDQAPAGAATVSVGGIDGIDSLLSSHQGRWVLVNLWATWCVPCVAETPDLIALHSSLPAERFALLGISMDNVVAATIEEASQKVSQFGARQGLPYHNLVYNGTLDDIIARFDLPGPIPVSILYNPSGTEHERWVGQLAADDLGRLRSMVAPT; translated from the coding sequence ATGAAATCGTCGACTCGGGCCGTTGTCTCATTGTGTCTTGTCGTGTACTTGTTCGCTTTGGGATGCAAAGCGGCATCGGATCAGGCCCCGGCGGGCGCCGCGACGGTGTCGGTCGGGGGAATCGACGGCATTGACTCGCTGTTGAGTAGTCATCAGGGGCGGTGGGTCTTGGTCAATCTCTGGGCGACCTGGTGCGTACCCTGTGTCGCGGAGACTCCCGACTTGATCGCGCTGCACTCATCGTTGCCCGCTGAACGTTTCGCGCTGCTTGGCATCTCCATGGACAATGTGGTCGCGGCCACGATCGAGGAAGCGTCTCAGAAGGTTTCGCAGTTCGGCGCCCGACAGGGGCTGCCATACCATAACCTCGTATACAACGGCACGCTCGACGACATCATCGCGCGCTTCGATCTTCCGGGACCGATTCCGGTCTCGATCCTCTACAATCCATCCGGCACCGAACACGAGCGCTGGGTTGGGCAGCTGGCCGCCGATGATCTGGGGCGCCTTCGCTCCATGGTCGCGCCTACTTAG
- a CDS encoding thioredoxin family protein: MRINRWIARLGCAIIAVVLMGAKAPLPPGVSTLAIGKLATDFKLPGTDGKDYTYAAIAGKIGTLVVFTCNHCPFAVAYQDRLVTLTETYTKKGIGVAAISCNDVRAFPDDSFEKMKERAASAKFNFPYLYDESQQIAMAYGPTVTPHVFLFDSTRTLVYQGRIDDARKESEITKRELTDALEALTSGKKIGESETVAFGCSIKWKPEIMKTEETEG; the protein is encoded by the coding sequence ATGCGGATCAATCGCTGGATCGCAAGACTGGGCTGTGCCATCATCGCTGTCGTGCTGATGGGCGCAAAGGCACCATTGCCGCCGGGAGTCTCGACCCTGGCCATCGGCAAGTTGGCAACCGACTTCAAGCTCCCCGGCACCGACGGCAAGGATTACACCTATGCCGCCATCGCCGGAAAGATCGGTACGTTGGTCGTCTTCACATGCAACCATTGCCCGTTTGCCGTGGCCTACCAGGATCGCCTTGTGACGCTGACGGAGACCTACACCAAGAAGGGGATCGGCGTCGCTGCCATCAGTTGCAACGACGTCCGCGCATTCCCCGATGATTCATTCGAAAAAATGAAAGAGCGGGCCGCATCGGCGAAATTCAACTTCCCCTACCTGTACGATGAAAGTCAGCAGATCGCGATGGCATACGGTCCAACGGTGACGCCGCACGTGTTCCTCTTCGACTCGACCCGGACGCTGGTGTATCAGGGGCGAATCGACGATGCCAGGAAAGAGTCGGAGATCACCAAACGTGAGTTAACCGACGCGCTGGAGGCACTGACCTCCGGCAAGAAGATCGGCGAAAGCGAGACCGTTGCCTTCGGCTGTTCCATCAAGTGGAAGCCGGAAATCATGAAGACCGAAGAGACGGAAGGTTGA
- a CDS encoding sugar phosphate nucleotidyltransferase, protein MLAGGLGRRLGPLTEITNKHLLPVWDRPMIFYPLRTLIEAGIDEVLIVTGGQNPGDFMRLLGDGRQFGFRQLYFTYQGGQGGIADALGHADEFADGGKVCVILGDNILQRSIRPQIERFEHQHGGARILLKRVPMPQRFGVPDIRNRCIVRVVEKPRRPPSPYAVIGVYFFDAEVFGIIKTLRPSRRGELEIADVINTYLRHDTLSHGFQPGWWTDAGTVESLSHAGVLAARTWFRPGAREQFGPAFDRWVRIRAARSA, encoded by the coding sequence GTGCTCGCTGGTGGCCTCGGGCGGCGGCTTGGCCCACTGACCGAGATCACCAACAAGCATCTGCTGCCAGTTTGGGATCGGCCGATGATTTTCTATCCGTTACGCACACTGATTGAAGCCGGGATCGACGAAGTTCTGATCGTCACCGGCGGCCAAAATCCCGGAGACTTCATGCGCCTCTTGGGCGACGGTCGCCAGTTTGGATTCCGCCAGTTGTACTTCACATACCAAGGCGGACAGGGGGGCATTGCCGATGCGCTGGGACACGCAGACGAATTTGCGGACGGCGGCAAGGTCTGTGTCATACTCGGCGATAACATACTCCAACGCAGCATCCGCCCGCAGATCGAACGATTCGAGCATCAGCACGGCGGCGCCCGCATACTGCTCAAACGCGTCCCCATGCCGCAGCGCTTCGGGGTTCCCGACATCAGAAACAGGTGCATTGTGCGCGTCGTCGAAAAACCCAGGCGGCCGCCGTCGCCCTACGCGGTGATCGGTGTCTATTTCTTCGATGCGGAAGTATTCGGCATCATCAAGACGCTTCGGCCATCGCGTCGCGGTGAGCTGGAGATTGCCGATGTGATCAACACCTATTTGCGCCATGACACACTGTCTCATGGCTTCCAGCCCGGCTGGTGGACCGATGCAGGCACTGTTGAATCGCTGTCACATGCCGGGGTCCTGGCGGCCCGGACATGGTTTCGTCCCGGTGCGCGCGAACAGTTCGGACCGGCATTTGACCGCTGGGTCAGGATTCGCGCCGCGCGGTCGGCGTAG
- a CDS encoding dTDP-4-dehydrorhamnose 3,5-epimerase family protein, producing the protein MPPIPIMGMMTSHPDAGLSIVGASVRQLLVHPDERGRLFEILRADDPEFVRFGQVYVTTAHPGMVKAWHHHRQQTDYFCLIQGRARFALYDARTGSASRGLIDEIVCDGDSPQLIVIPPGVYHGFKCIGDTDAICINCPTAPYNSADPDEQRLDPFENEIPYDWRSDRSASSSRAL; encoded by the coding sequence TTGCCACCCATCCCTATCATGGGCATGATGACTTCACATCCAGACGCCGGGTTGTCAATTGTCGGCGCCAGTGTCCGTCAACTCCTCGTGCATCCCGACGAGCGGGGCCGGCTCTTCGAGATTCTTCGTGCCGACGACCCTGAGTTTGTCCGATTCGGTCAGGTCTATGTCACGACGGCACACCCCGGCATGGTCAAAGCCTGGCATCACCATCGTCAACAGACCGACTACTTCTGCCTGATCCAGGGACGGGCTCGTTTCGCCCTTTATGATGCGCGCACCGGTTCGGCGTCAAGGGGTCTCATTGACGAGATCGTCTGTGACGGCGACAGCCCGCAATTGATCGTAATTCCGCCGGGAGTGTACCACGGCTTTAAGTGCATCGGTGACACCGATGCGATCTGCATCAACTGTCCGACCGCACCGTACAACTCCGCCGATCCCGACGAACAGCGGCTTGATCCTTTCGAGAACGAGATTCCGTACGATTGGCGTAGTGACCGGTCGGCAAGTTCTTCGAGGGCGCTATGA